From a single Cydia strobilella chromosome 17, ilCydStro3.1, whole genome shotgun sequence genomic region:
- the LOC134749095 gene encoding uncharacterized protein LOC134749095, which yields MDTYVSEQEITYELIRKIGINLKKQGKSRITKGYVQARIDTLNEYWQKFQTNHFQILKYATTAQKKEHNYFTTDLYSNGEEEYFVIKGELSDTIELFNKSETLSEQPQSQPQYKSTSEVNKHSTQEVKLPKVILPQFSGDYQEWTSFRDLYTSLVHNKTSLSKVQKLHYLKSSVTGEAEQLLKHLQITEKNYDVAWETLDKRYNNKRMIVNTILNRFMNQKKVYNGTSRSIRELLDTTQECLNSLKNNDVKINEWDTIVIHIILNKLDDETRKQWEEEIKALPVQELPKLEKFTTFLETRFRVLEMVPSTTYSKDRERAIVRQRSFLTSPATTTIQCSYCKQNHFTYLCKEFANLDVNNRVQHVQKERLCFNCMSSKHNVKNCKSRVSCHHCQKRHHSLLHFENQPTEKRENPIQSTSRETATNLREETTTKPSDTPKIRNYLITQSHTALMATALVNIKTGHGIQVLRALIDPCSQESFISEATVKQLQLRRKPADGLVTGVGHMSTRIKSATDIEVYSRFNDNFKVNCTAYIVQDVTDIMPEVPISPQKWSHLQYLSLADPTYHTPSNIDLLLGVHIYTDILMYGVIKGEPGTPIAQQTRLGYILSGGQLNNNHMREFKSMHLNITLEKMVEKFWETERLESEENDTLTPQELRAENIYQDTVARDTNGRYIVSLPFKCDKPTLPENSREIALRRFMSTERRLEANTKLRESYNEVMREYIMLQHMELVERDEPMREPDRRVYLSHHPVIREDRDTTKLRVVYDASCRGANGVSLNSELLIGPSLLGDLRDILMRWRTHKVCFVADVIKMYRQILVRREDTDFQRILWRFSPDEDIREYRMLTVTFGTACAPFLAIKTLRQIAIDEANTEDYAQAREIINHSFYMDDVLSGGNTIETAVEAKRQLTEVLRRGGFELQKWSSNSKEFINTVEPEKRAKNSEIDINKKETIKTLGITWNSNEDTLLVTNKINTLSEQRVTKRNVLTVIASLFDPMGWLAPSVAMAKIFLQKTWSRELSWDTELPEDLKTEWKTFCRGIEHLSDVKLERWIGTTNNSELVELHGFADASMSAYAAVVYSKVIQPDGEVKISLIMAKTKISPLKKQLTLPRLELSAALLLSQLLKHVATAMRIEHNHTYAYSDSKVTLAWILGDPLKWTTFVKNRVIAINNNIDTTWSYVNTKENPADPASRGVTPEKLKEHTLWFQGPTFLHQREWRREHYEVEDTDLETRKSIKCATTTLSEKTQKTEHFILTISKRYSSLRKLISVIAYCRRWLILKNKHVKENLPQYVTHDEREEALTTCIKLSQQLEFPQEIEALRNHTTLKKRSRLLSFTPFLDDKQILRVGGRLKHADLEFLSKHPIILSKNNVLIPLLLNDAHKKTLHGGPQLMTTYLRGRYWLIDAGNTIKTYVRNCFPCAKQKAKTVTQLMGDLPEIRVKPSRAFLTTGVDFAGPVNVRMSPGRGTKTFKAYISIFICMVTKAIHIECVSNMSMEAFMAAFRRFTSRRGFVKEMWSDHGTNFISSSKEILETWRLGKSTIPVELAALLDTEGTKWKFIPPGSPNHGGLWEAGVKSIKFHLKRTLGDATPTFEEFTTLLNQVEACLNSRPLSPLSDHPDDLEPLTPAHFLVGEPLVTIPERDLTQHKTNSLSRWQNIQKMLQIFWRKWQTEFLTRLQERPKWKIRKQEFNVGDLILIKDHRLPPSKWLLGRVVQKHPGQDNVTRVYEVRTATGVLTRSISKLCPLPDVRRKDSAIL from the coding sequence ATGGATACTTACGTGTCGGAACAAGAAATTACTTACGAATTAATAAGAAAGATCGGGATAAACTTAAAGAAGCAAGGAAAATCACGTATTACGAAAGGCTATGTACAAGCTAGAATTGATACATTGAACGAGTATTGGCAGAAATTTCAAACAAACCATTTCCAAATCTTGAAATATGCAACTACGGCTCAGAAAAAGGAGCATAATTACTTCACAACCGACTTGTACTCCAATGGAGAAGAAGAGTATTTTGTGATTAAAGGAGAGTTATCGGATACTATCGAGCTATTCAACAAATCCGAAACTTTGAGTGAGCAACCGCAATCGCAACCGCAATACAAGTCAACGTCGGAAGTAAACAAGCATTCTACGCAAGAGGTGAAGCTTCCAAAAGTGATCCTGCCCCAATTCTCTGGAGATTATCAAGAATGGACGTCATTTAGAGACCTGTACACGTCGCTCGTTCATAATAAAACATCGCTGAGCAAGGTACAAAAACTTCATTACCTGAAATCAAGTGTCACCGGTGAAGCTGAACAATTATTGAAGCATCTGCAAATAACCGAGAAAAACTATGATGTTGCATGGGAAACTTTAGACAAGAGGTACAACAACAAACGCATGATAGTAAATACCATCTTGAATAGATTTATGAATCAAAAGAAAGTGTACAACGGCACATCTAGATCTATCAGAGAGCTACTCGATACTACCCAAGAATGCCTGAACAGCCTTAAAAACAACGACGTAAAGATTAACGAGTGGGATACTATCGTGATTCACATTATACTCAACAAATTGGATGACGAGACGCGCAAACAGTGGGAAGAGGAGATAAAAGCGCTACCTGTACAAGAGTTGCCGAAACTAGAGAAGTTTACAACCTTCTTAGAGACACGTTTCAGAGTGTTAGAAATGGTTCCATCTACAACCTATTCGAAGGACAGAGAGAGAGCTATCGTGAGACAGAGATCCTTTCTAACAAGCCCCGCTACAACTACAATACAGTGTTCCTACTGCAAACAAAACCACTTCACCTATCTATGCAAAGAATTTGCAAACCTAGATGTCAACAACAGAGTTCAACATGTCCAAAAGGAAAGACTTTGCTTTAACTGCATGTCATCAAAACATAATGTGAAAAATTGTAAATCCAGAGTATCTTGTCATCATTGCCAAAAAAGACATCATTCTTTACTTCATTTTGAAAACCAACCAACTGAGAAGAGAGAAAATCCAATACAATCTACATCGAGAGAAACCGCTACAAATTTGAGAGAAGAGACTACTACAAAACCTTCAGATACGCCAAAAATAAGAAACTACCTTATCACTCAGAGTCATACTGCGCTCATGGCTACCGCACTAGTAAACATTAAGACTGGCCATGGTATACAAGTTCTACGAGCACTCATTGATCCCTGTTCACAAGAATCATTTATAAGTGAAGCAACTGTCAAACAATTACAGCTGCGAAGAAAACCAGCTGATGGATTAGTTACCGGAGTGGGTCATATGTCAACAAGAATCAAGTCCGCTACAGATATAGAAGTTTACTCAAGGTTCAATGACAACTTCAAAGTCAACTGCACAGCCTACATTGTTCAAGATGTCACCGACATTATGCCTGAAGTCCCAATCAGTCCACAGAAATGGAGTCATCTGCAATACTTGTCACTTGCAGACCCAACTTACCATACACCAAGCAACATTGATCTACTACTTGGAGTTCACATCTACACAGACATTTTGATGTACGGAGTGATTAAAGGAGAACCAGGTACTCCCATAGCACAACAAACTCGCTTGGGATACATCCTGTCAGGAGGTCAGTTGAACAACAACCACATGAGAGAGTTCAAAAGCATGCATCTGAACATAACATTAGAGAAGATGGTAGAAAAATTTTGGGAGACAGAGAGATTAGAGTCAGAGGAAAACGACACTCTCACCCCACAAGAACTTCGAGCTGAGAACATTTATCAAGATACAGTAGCAAGAGATACAAACGGAAGATACATCGTATCACTTCCATTCAAGTGTGACAAACCTACTTTACCAGAGAATTCTAGAGAAATCGCACTGAGAAGATTCATGAGCACTGAGAGAAGATTAGAAGCAAACACAAAATTGAGAGAATCCTACAATGAAGTCATGAGAGAGTACATAATGTTACAACATATGGAATTAGTTGAACGAGATGAACCTATGAGAGAGCCAGACAGAAGAGTATACCTGTCACATCATCCTGTGATCCGTGAAGACAGAGACACTACTAAGCTTCGGGTAGTTTATGACGCTTCATGCAgaggagccaacggagtaagcctCAACTCAGAACTGCTAATTGGTCCGTCACTTCTGGGAGATCTTCGAGACATTCTTATGAGATGGAGAACGCATAAAGTCTGCTTTGTCGCCGATGTCATCAAAATGTACCGGCAGATCCTTGTAAGAAGAGAAGACACAGACTTTCAGAGAATACTTTGGAGATTCAGCCCTGATGAAGACATAAGAGAGTATAGAATGCTAACTGTAACCTTCGGAACAGCATGTGCACCATTCTTAGCAATCAAAACCCTGAGACAGATAGCAATCGATGAGGCAAACACAGAAGATTATGCACAAGCTCGAGAAATCATCAACCATTCTTTCTACATGGATGATGTACTGTCAGGGGGAAATACAATAGAAACCGCAGTAGAGGCTAAACGTCAACTGACAGAAGTACTAAGAAGAGGAGGCTTCGAGTTACAAAAATGGTCTTCAAACAGCAAAGAATTCATAAACACAGTAGAACCAGAGAAGAGAGCGAAGAATTCTGAGATAGACATCAACAAAAAAGAGACAATCAAAACATTAGGAATCACTTGGAACTCAAACGAAGATACCCTCTTagtaacaaacaaaatcaaCACTTTATCTGAGCAGCGAGTAACAAAGAGAAACGTCTTAACAGTCATCGCTTCCCTGTTTGATCCAATGGGTTGGCTAGCACCATCTGTAGCCATGGCGAAAATATTTCTACAGAAGACCTGGTCAAGAGAATTATCATGGGACACAGAGTTACCTGAAGACTTGAAGACAGAGTGGAAGACTTTCTGCAGAGGCATAGAGCACCTGTCAGACGTGAAGCTTGAGAGATGGATCGGAACGACCAACAACAGCGAGTTAGTAGAACTGCATGGCTTtgctgatgcatcaatgtcagccTACGCAGCAGTAGTCTACAGCAAAGTAATCCAACCAGACGGAGAAGTCAAAATATCACTCATCAtggcaaaaacaaaaatctcaCCGTTGAAAAAACAACTCACTTTGCCCCGTCTTGAACTGAGTGCAGCACTGCTACTGAGCCAACTACTGAAACACGTCGCTACAGCTATGAGAATCGAGCACAACCATACATACGCTTATTCAGATTCAAAAGTAACCTTAGCCTGGATTCTCGGAGACCCGCTGAAGTGGACAACATTTGTGAAAAACCGAGTCATTGCAATCAACAACAACATAGATACAACATGGTCGTACGTGAACACAAAAGAAAACCCTGCAGATCCAGCATCGAGAGGAGTCACACCTGagaaattaaaagaacatacaCTATGGTTTCAAGGCCCAACATTTTTACATCAAAGAGAATGGAGAAGAGAACACTATGAAGTAGAAGATACAGATctagaaacaagaaaatctatcaAATGCGCAACTACTACCTTGTCAGAGAAGACTCAGAAGACAGAACATTTCATACTTACAATTTCAAAGAGATATTCATCATTGAGAAAACTCATCTCAGTCATAGCCTACTGTAGAAGATGGCTtatcttaaaaaacaaacatgtaAAAGAAAACTTACCTCAATATGTAACTCATGATGAGCGAGAAGAAGCACTTACAACATGTATCAAGCTTTCTCAACAACTAGAATTTCCACAAGAAATCGAAGCTCTGAGAAATCACACAACATTGAAGAAAAGAAGTCGTTTACTGTCATTTACGCCCTTTCTCGATGACAAACAAATCCTGAGAGTTGGAGGAAGATTGAAACATGCAGATTTAGAGTTCCTGAGCAAACATCCAATTATCCTGTCCAAGAACAACGTACTGATACCACTTTTACTTAACGACGCACACAAGAAGACGTTGCATGGAGGCCCTCAACTGATGACTACATATCTTAGAGGAAGATACTGGCTGATTGACGCAGGAAACACTATAAAAACATACGTGAGAAATTGCTTTCCTTGTGCTAAACAAAAAGCAAAGACAGTAACTCAACTGATGGGTGACTTACCTGAGATACGAGTGAAGCCGTCAAGAGCGTTCCTTACAACTGGTGTAGATTTCGCAGGTCCAGTAAACGTGCGCATGAGCCCTGGACGAGGAACAAAGACTTTCAAAGCATATATAAGCATCTTCATCTGCATGGTAACTAAAGCAATACATATAGAATGTGTGAGCAACATGTCTATGGAAGCGTTCATGGCAGCATTTAGAAGATTTACATCACGAAGAGGATTCGTCAAGGAGATGTGGAGTGACCACGGGACTAACTTCATTTCCTCGAGCAAAGAAATACTGGAGACTTGGAGACTTGGCAAGTCAACAATCCCTGTTGAACTAGCAGCCCTACTAGATACAGAAGGCACCAAGTGGAAGTTCATCCCTCCTGGATCACCAAACCATGGCGGATTGTGGGAGGCCGGAGTCAAGAGTATCAAGTTTCATCTTAAGAGAACTCTCGGAGACGCTACACCTACCTTCGAAGAATTTACAACTCTTTTGAACCAGGTCGAGGCTTGTCTGAACTCAAGACCTTTATCACCACTGAGCGATCATCCTGATGACCTAGAGCCGCTGACACCAGCACATTTTCTTGTTGGAGAACCGTTAGTCACCATCCCGGAGAGAGATTTAACACAACATAAGACAAATTCATTATCAAGATGGCAAAACATTCAGAAAATGCTACAaatattttggagaaaatggcaaACTGAATTTCTAACAAGATTACAAGAGAGACCGAAGTGGAAAATCAGAAAACAAGAGTTTAACGTCGGAGACCTCATACTAATTAAGGATCATAGATTACCTCCTAGTAAATGGCTACTAGGTAGAGTTGTACAGAAACACCCTGGACAAGACAACGTGACACGAGTCTACGAAGTCCGCACAGCAACTGGAGTGCTAACCCGCTCGATTTCGAAGCTCTGTCCACTACCAGATGTGAGAAGAAAGGATTCTGCTATTCTTTAG